The following proteins are co-located in the Manihot esculenta cultivar AM560-2 chromosome 9, M.esculenta_v8, whole genome shotgun sequence genome:
- the LOC122724692 gene encoding nucleoplasmin-like protein ANO39 → MRTTKTTKTMMTDEGGEDDEDDEVQVLQSSRGPPVQSADDDEDDDEDDDGEGGDDDDDGEGGDDDDDDDDDEEENDDEDEDGEEEVIYVQIYIIFCIYFISLIWDWVAFSVGAGDMGPTSLSGVSNMQDLRCYSASYASSVYPTQSQAQT, encoded by the coding sequence ATGAGGACGACGAAGACTACGAAGACGATGATGACTGATGAGGGGGGCGAGGACGACGAAGACGACGAGGTTCAGGTCTTACAATCCTCCAGAGGGCCACCGGTTCAGTCGGCAGACGACGACGAGGATGACGATGAAGATGACGATGGTGAAGGCGGAGACGACGATGACGATGGTGAAGGCGGAGATGACGATGATGATGACGACGACGACGAGGAGGAAAATGATGACGAGGATGAAGACGGTGAAGAAGAGGTAATATATGtccaaatttatataattttctgcATATACTTCATTTCTCTCATCTGGGACTGGGTTGCGTTCTCTGTTGGTGCCGGAGATATGGGTCCCACTTCATTGTCCGGTGTCAGTAACATGCAAGATCTTAGATGTTATAGCGCCTCCTATGCATCCTCCGTCTACCCAACACAATCCCAAGCCCAAACCTAG
- the LOC110622646 gene encoding 40S ribosomal protein S5 yields the protein MAAAVATTPLTAEPTQPYNEVKLFNRWTFEEVQVNDISLSDYIGVQPAKHATYVPHTAGRYSVKRFRKAQCPIVERLTNSLMMHGRNNGKKLMAVRIVKHAMEIIHLLTDQNPIQVIVDAVINSGPREDATRIGSAGVVRRQAVDISPLRRVNQAIYLLTTGAREAAFRNIKTIAECLADELINAAKGSSNSYAIKKKDEIERVAKANR from the exons ATGGCGGCAGCTGTGGCGACAACGCCATTGACGGCGGAACCTACTCAGCCTTACAACGAGGTTAAACTCTTCAACAGATGGACCTTTGAGGAAGTTCAG GTCAATGATATTTCCCTGAGTGACTACATTGGAGTCCAACCAGCAAAGCATGCAACTTATGTTCCACACACTGCTGGGAGGTACTCAGTTAAACGTTTCAGGAAGGCCCAGTGCCCAATTGTAGAGAGGCTTACAAACTCATTGATGATGCATGGTAGAAACAATGGAAAGAAATTGATGGCAGTCAGGATTGTGAAACATGCTATGGAAATCATTCACCTTCTAACTGATCAAAACCCAATCCAAGTTATTGTGGATGCTGTGATTAACAG TGGTCCTCGGGAAGATGCTACTCgaattggttctgctggtgttGTCAGGCGACAGGCTGTGGATATCTCTCCTCTTAGGCGTGTTAACCAGGCCATCTATCTCCTCACCACTGGTGCTCGTGAAGCTGCTTTCAGAAACATCAAAACCATTGCAGAGTGTTTGGCAGATGAGCTTATCAATGCTGCAAAGGGCTCTTCCAACAG TTATGccatcaagaaaaaggatgagATTGAAAGAGTTGCCAAGGCCAACCGTTGA